The Lewinellaceae bacterium genome has a segment encoding these proteins:
- the rlmN gene encoding 23S rRNA (adenine(2503)-C(2))-methyltransferase RlmN, with protein MSVIHTKIDIRQFDLPELEAWFTEKGQARFRAKQVFEWLWKKSAFSFEVMTNLSKELRQELEEHFEILPIVSDKVQQSNDGTIKSRFRLYDGHLIESVLIPVPDDNRYTVCVSCQVGCSLSCTFCATGLMERQRNLTAAEIYDQVVLVNEQCLEAFGHPLTNIVYMGMGEPLLTYREVKKSIEMITSPSGLGMSPKRITVSTAGIAKMILKMADDDLRVNLALSLHAADDTKRDKIMPINEHNNLKVLMEALTYFHENTKNKISYEYIAFNDFNVTFQDAKNLLKLCKHFPVRVNIIEYNKVEGLDFVKAGEDQINEFAKYLRDHGVMITVRRSRGKDIDAACGQLANKE; from the coding sequence ATGTCAGTAATCCATACAAAAATAGATATTCGCCAATTTGATCTTCCTGAGTTGGAAGCATGGTTTACCGAAAAAGGCCAGGCCCGTTTTCGTGCCAAACAGGTATTTGAATGGTTATGGAAAAAAAGTGCTTTTTCTTTTGAGGTCATGACCAATCTTTCCAAAGAACTACGGCAGGAATTGGAAGAGCACTTTGAGATCTTACCCATTGTTTCTGACAAAGTACAGCAAAGCAATGACGGTACCATTAAATCCCGTTTCAGGTTATACGACGGACACCTGATTGAATCCGTTTTGATTCCCGTTCCCGATGATAACCGTTATACAGTATGCGTCTCCTGCCAGGTAGGATGCAGCCTGAGCTGTACCTTTTGCGCCACCGGACTGATGGAACGCCAACGAAACCTGACGGCTGCAGAAATTTACGACCAGGTGGTCCTGGTCAACGAACAATGCCTCGAAGCCTTTGGACATCCATTGACCAATATCGTTTATATGGGGATGGGAGAGCCGCTACTCACTTATCGGGAAGTGAAAAAGAGTATTGAAATGATCACCTCTCCCTCCGGACTCGGCATGTCTCCCAAACGCATCACGGTCAGCACCGCCGGTATTGCCAAAATGATCCTGAAAATGGCCGATGACGACCTGCGGGTCAATCTCGCCCTCTCCCTCCACGCAGCAGACGATACCAAGCGGGACAAGATCATGCCCATCAATGAACACAACAATCTCAAAGTACTCATGGAAGCCCTGACTTATTTCCATGAAAATACAAAAAACAAAATCAGCTACGAATACATCGCCTTTAACGATTTTAATGTGACCTTCCAGGACGCCAAAAATCTGCTAAAACTGTGCAAACACTTTCCGGTCCGCGTCAATATCATCGAATACAATAAAGTGGAAGGACTCGACTTTGTCAAAGCGGGGGAAGACCAGATCAATGAATTTGCAAAATACCTGCGCGACCATGGCGTTATGATCACCGTAAGAAGAAGCCGCGGCAAAGACATCGACGCCGCCTGCGGTCAATTGGCCAATAAGGAATAG
- a CDS encoding AAA family ATPase, whose translation MTDQDRYRQLLDATELERAQEEAYFRSLGANKSLKEKSDSGILWYPVQIIQKHYTVGEYVEVVVQRTKQESGRHQFRVGAGCVVFSHGAENQEFSGTVSFLQRDKMGVILRHDFIQKEQLFQEGNVGVELVYDERPYKVMKAALKEVINSRDPVVVAFREGIRRQEPMDLVVSEDEMAPLPENSHLNATQVEAVKGSLAAAQMGIIHGPPGTGKTTTLVALVHALSKVEKRIFVCAPSNNAVDLLARQLDDLGISVLRIGNVTRIGDSIAHLTIEEKARNHPDWKHIKKVKVMAEEAKKQASAFKRNFGAQQRQERHDMYKEARELRKWARELGDRLTAEIINSSKVIATTLVGISAPALEGIRCNTLVIDEASQTLEAECWNAMLRARRVILAGDHFQLPPTIKSMEAKKMGLDHTLLERMSGGIIHSYLLREQYRMNDEILAFSNTQFYEGKLYSNIKVAGHRIKSGDSPVTLIDTSGCSFDEVFNPGPRSLSNPGEYFILKEHMHVHYEDKTTGKYPDLAGISIGIISPYAEQVRYIQQEIRQDTSFAGLDIEVDTIDGFQGQEKDLIYICLVRSNDKGEIGFLKDSRRLNVALTRARKKLVIIGDMTTLSSFELFNQLSDHVEKHGLYQSAWEYMS comes from the coding sequence ATGACAGATCAGGACAGATACCGACAATTACTGGATGCTACTGAGCTCGAAAGGGCACAGGAGGAAGCATATTTTCGCAGTCTTGGTGCGAATAAATCCCTTAAGGAAAAATCCGATTCAGGTATTTTGTGGTATCCGGTACAGATTATCCAAAAGCACTACACCGTGGGAGAGTATGTAGAAGTGGTGGTGCAACGCACCAAACAAGAGTCGGGCAGGCATCAATTCAGGGTGGGTGCGGGTTGTGTGGTTTTTAGTCATGGGGCCGAAAACCAGGAATTTAGCGGCACCGTCTCTTTTTTGCAGCGCGACAAGATGGGCGTGATCCTGCGGCATGATTTTATTCAAAAAGAACAACTTTTCCAGGAAGGGAATGTCGGGGTAGAACTGGTTTATGACGAAAGGCCCTATAAAGTGATGAAGGCAGCTTTGAAGGAGGTAATAAACAGCCGGGACCCGGTGGTGGTGGCCTTCAGGGAAGGAATTCGCCGGCAGGAACCGATGGATCTTGTGGTATCGGAGGATGAAATGGCCCCCTTGCCCGAAAATTCCCATCTTAACGCCACCCAGGTTGAAGCCGTAAAAGGGTCGCTGGCCGCGGCTCAGATGGGGATCATTCATGGCCCGCCGGGTACGGGAAAAACGACTACCCTGGTGGCGCTGGTCCATGCGCTGAGCAAAGTGGAAAAGCGTATTTTCGTTTGTGCACCTTCGAATAATGCGGTAGATCTACTGGCACGACAGCTTGACGATTTGGGCATCTCCGTCCTGCGGATAGGAAATGTAACCCGAATCGGTGATTCCATTGCGCATCTGACCATAGAGGAAAAAGCACGTAACCATCCCGATTGGAAGCATATCAAAAAAGTGAAGGTGATGGCTGAAGAGGCCAAAAAGCAGGCCTCTGCCTTTAAGCGGAATTTTGGCGCCCAACAGCGACAGGAGAGGCATGATATGTATAAAGAAGCCCGAGAATTAAGAAAATGGGCCCGGGAGTTGGGAGACCGGCTGACGGCAGAAATCATCAACAGCAGTAAAGTCATTGCTACCACTCTGGTGGGGATCAGTGCGCCAGCCCTGGAGGGCATTCGCTGCAATACTTTGGTCATTGATGAGGCTTCCCAAACGCTTGAAGCGGAATGCTGGAATGCCATGCTCCGCGCCCGCAGAGTCATTCTCGCCGGTGATCATTTTCAATTACCTCCTACCATTAAAAGCATGGAGGCTAAAAAAATGGGACTGGATCACACGCTTTTGGAACGTATGTCCGGAGGAATAATACACAGTTACCTGTTGCGGGAACAATACAGGATGAATGATGAAATCCTGGCTTTTTCCAACACGCAGTTTTATGAAGGAAAACTCTATTCCAATATCAAAGTGGCCGGTCACAGGATTAAGTCAGGAGATTCCCCGGTGACTTTAATTGATACCAGCGGTTGTTCGTTTGATGAGGTGTTCAACCCCGGACCAAGGAGCCTTTCCAATCCCGGGGAATATTTTATCCTGAAGGAACACATGCATGTTCACTATGAGGATAAGACTACCGGAAAATACCCCGACCTGGCAGGAATAAGCATCGGCATCATCAGTCCTTATGCGGAGCAGGTGCGTTATATTCAGCAAGAAATCCGCCAGGATACAAGTTTTGCCGGACTGGATATTGAAGTGGATACCATTGACGGTTTTCAGGGACAGGAAAAGGATCTTATTTACATTTGCCTGGTGCGCTCGAATGACAAAGGGGAAATAGGTTTCCTTAAAGACAGTCGCCGCCTCAATGTTGCTTTGACGCGAGCCCGTAAAAAGCTCGTCATCATCGGCGATATGACTACCCTTTCTTCTTTTGAGCTCTTCAATCAACTCTCTGATCATGTTGAAAAACATGGATTGTACCAGTCGGCCTGGGAGTATATGTCGTGA
- a CDS encoding purine-nucleoside phosphorylase, with protein sequence MLYDNIQESLEFIRARTPFQPEFGIILGTGLGGLVDEIEIIASIDYGDIPHFPVSTVQSHAGKLIFGLLDRIPVVAMAGRFHYYEGYSMEEVTFPVRVLKFLGIKRLVISNVSGGTNPDFKAGDIVFVRDHIYLQSENPLRGANDERLGPRFPDMLNIYDRKLNGRALKIASAHNIRAHEGVYLCLQGPNLETPSEYVYIHRVGADMVGMSTIPEVIVAHHMSLPVFVISVISNQSYPPEVIKEVSVEEVIAMAKSVEPKMSLIVKEILKEEARSY encoded by the coding sequence ATGTTATACGACAACATCCAGGAATCCCTCGAATTCATCAGGGCGCGAACCCCTTTTCAACCTGAGTTCGGCATCATACTCGGCACCGGCCTCGGGGGACTGGTGGACGAAATTGAAATCATCGCCTCTATTGATTATGGGGACATTCCTCATTTCCCGGTATCTACCGTTCAGAGCCATGCCGGAAAATTGATCTTCGGGCTGCTGGACAGGATTCCGGTTGTCGCCATGGCCGGCCGCTTTCACTATTATGAGGGGTACAGCATGGAGGAAGTCACTTTCCCGGTAAGGGTTTTGAAGTTCCTGGGCATTAAAAGACTTGTCATTTCAAATGTTTCAGGAGGAACGAATCCCGATTTTAAAGCCGGAGATATTGTTTTTGTCCGGGATCACATTTACCTGCAATCCGAAAACCCCCTCCGTGGTGCTAACGATGAACGACTTGGTCCCCGCTTTCCGGACATGCTCAATATTTACGACCGAAAACTGAATGGCCGCGCGCTTAAAATCGCATCAGCCCATAACATTCGCGCTCATGAAGGCGTTTACCTTTGCCTCCAGGGTCCAAACCTGGAAACTCCTTCTGAATACGTATATATTCATCGCGTCGGGGCAGATATGGTGGGCATGTCCACCATCCCGGAAGTGATTGTGGCCCACCACATGTCGCTGCCTGTTTTTGTCATTTCGGTAATTTCCAATCAATCTTATCCTCCTGAAGTAATCAAAGAAGTCAGCGTTGAAGAAGTCATCGCCATGGCTAAATCAGTGGAACCCAAAATGAGTTTAATTGTTAAAGAAATCTTGAAAGAAGAAGCCCGTAGCTATTGA
- the htpG gene encoding molecular chaperone HtpG, producing MQKGNISIQAENIFPIIKKFLYSEHDIFLRELISNAIDATNKLKTLASKGEFKGKLGDTTIEVSVDKKKKTITFKDKGIGMTAEEVEKYLNQMAFSSAQEFLEKYKDDANIIGHFGLGFYSAFMVADKVEVFTKSHKKGSKAVHWVCEGEPEYQIGEADKKDRGTEIILHISKDSKEFLEDNRIDELLHKYCKFLPVPIKFGTKTETTYEGEGDDAKEIKTEVDNIINNTDPAWNKKPADLSDEDYRNFYNELYPYSQPPMFWIHLNVDHPFKLTGILYFPKLNNSFEVQKNKIQLYSNQVFVTDEVKEIVPEFLTLLHGVIDSPDIPLNVSRSYLQGDPEVRKISSYITRKVAEKLKSLFKKDRESFEAKWADLNVFVKYGMISEEKFYDKGIDFALLTNTEKKYFTIEEYKEQVKATQTDKHDKIIMLYTNNVSEHHSLISACQDKGYDVLLFDNIIDNHFMQQLEYKLGDVTFVRVDSDTVDNLIQKDENRESVLSEDEQTAVKTVFESFVTPADGTIMLKAMGPEDQPVQITQPEFMRRMKEMQQLQGMGLDGFPGTFNVVVNTNHPLISGKLIGEKDESKQKDIAEYLYNLALLNQNMLKGPKLTAFIKRSMSFMGE from the coding sequence ATGCAGAAAGGTAATATTTCGATTCAGGCCGAAAATATTTTCCCGATCATCAAGAAGTTTTTATACTCCGAACATGACATTTTTCTCCGGGAGTTGATTTCCAACGCTATTGATGCGACCAATAAACTAAAAACACTGGCCTCCAAAGGTGAGTTCAAAGGAAAACTTGGAGACACTACTATTGAAGTCAGCGTTGACAAAAAGAAAAAGACCATTACTTTTAAAGATAAAGGTATTGGGATGACGGCAGAAGAGGTGGAAAAGTACCTCAACCAGATGGCCTTTTCAAGTGCCCAGGAATTTCTCGAAAAATATAAGGATGATGCCAATATCATAGGGCATTTTGGTCTTGGATTTTACTCCGCCTTTATGGTGGCCGATAAGGTGGAGGTGTTCACCAAATCTCATAAAAAAGGATCCAAGGCGGTTCATTGGGTTTGTGAAGGAGAACCCGAATACCAGATCGGCGAAGCCGATAAAAAAGACCGCGGAACGGAAATCATTTTACACATAAGTAAGGACAGTAAAGAGTTCCTGGAAGACAACCGCATTGACGAACTTTTGCATAAATATTGTAAGTTCCTTCCGGTACCCATTAAATTTGGCACTAAAACTGAAACGACTTACGAAGGCGAGGGCGACGATGCTAAAGAAATCAAAACCGAAGTTGACAACATCATCAACAATACGGACCCTGCATGGAATAAAAAACCGGCAGATCTTTCCGATGAAGATTACAGGAATTTTTACAATGAGCTGTATCCTTACAGCCAGCCTCCTATGTTCTGGATACACCTCAACGTGGATCATCCCTTCAAGCTGACGGGCATCCTGTATTTTCCGAAGCTGAACAACTCTTTTGAGGTTCAAAAAAACAAGATCCAGTTATATTCCAACCAGGTGTTTGTTACGGATGAAGTTAAGGAGATTGTTCCTGAATTCCTGACCTTGCTCCACGGAGTGATTGACTCGCCCGATATTCCTTTGAATGTTTCGAGGAGTTACCTCCAGGGCGACCCAGAAGTCAGGAAGATCAGCAGTTACATCACCCGAAAAGTGGCTGAAAAACTGAAGAGTCTTTTCAAAAAAGATCGTGAGTCATTTGAAGCAAAATGGGCTGACCTCAACGTGTTTGTAAAGTACGGAATGATTTCCGAAGAAAAATTCTACGATAAAGGAATTGATTTTGCTTTGCTGACCAATACAGAGAAGAAATATTTCACGATCGAAGAATATAAAGAACAGGTCAAAGCCACTCAAACGGATAAGCATGATAAGATCATTATGCTTTATACCAATAATGTGAGCGAACACCATAGCCTGATCAGCGCCTGCCAGGATAAAGGATATGATGTATTGTTGTTTGACAACATCATCGACAATCACTTTATGCAGCAGCTCGAATACAAACTGGGAGATGTGACCTTTGTTCGGGTGGATTCTGATACGGTGGACAACCTGATCCAGAAAGACGAAAACAGAGAATCCGTGCTGAGTGAAGACGAACAAACGGCTGTTAAAACGGTTTTCGAAAGTTTTGTTACGCCAGCCGACGGAACCATTATGCTCAAAGCTATGGGACCCGAAGACCAGCCGGTACAGATCACCCAGCCTGAGTTTATGCGTCGTATGAAGGAGATGCAGCAACTTCAGGGCATGGGCCTCGATGGCTTCCCCGGTACATTCAATGTTGTAGTGAATACCAACCATCCGCTTATCTCCGGTAAACTGATCGGAGAAAAAGACGAAAGCAAACAAAAAGACATTGCAGAATACCTGTACAACCTGGCGTTGTTGAATCAGAATATGCTGAAAGGGCCCAAATTGACAGCTTTCATTAAGCGTAGTATGTCTTTTATGGGGGAATAA
- a CDS encoding DUF2723 domain-containing protein: protein MNSSNRIHKLTGWLVFAIAMVVYFFSAERTGSLWDCGEFILGAYKLEVVHPPGAPIFLLIGRLFTWVATLVSDNPEDIAFSINLMSGICTAFAAMFISRITEMFGKLTLVGREGKLDKAQTIASAAAGLVAGLSTAFATSIWFSAVEGEVYAMSTFFTTLTLWSMMKWYTLPDELETDRWLIFTVFAAGLSIGVHLLSLLTFPALALLYYFKKYEDHTLKGILAAMGLGVVAIVFIQKVIIAGIPALWKNLELLTVNGFGMPFNSGLLPAILIIGGITVGGLYMAHKNKSQLLQYAMVSIILLVTSYATVGVIVVRANAETPVNMNDPSDAMRLLPYLNREQYGDRSLLRGPQFTASPTGTDIQDRYGREGDRYAYTEYKISLEYNNRDKVFFPRMWDNSQGRPDLYKQWMGLDPQKPLPSGRPNFIDNIGFFINYQLGWMYWRYFMWNFSGRQNGAQGYYPWDKSSGHWITGIKALDAIRLGNQSELTDAMKNDQGRNVYYALPFLFGLLGFFFHFARRKNDAIAVMILFIITGIGIIVYSNQPPNEPRERDYVLAGSIFTYCIWIGLGVLSIFEFLRKKMKNNGVMPALVAGLLVLIAPVLMGTQNFDDHSRKDHKASRDYATNFLNSCEKDAIIFTYGDNDTYPLWYAQEVEGIRTDVRVVNLSLIAVDWYIDLLRRKVNDSPPIKMTIPREALAGKKRNQVFYYNPDQAEDRPLPAKSVLEFIGQDHPLPLQGGRTIDSYYPSKKWYIPVDAEAAIKSGAIERGDTNVMRNIPIQLSGNQLIKDEIAILDIIASNLWERPVYFAVTCQRNKLFGLEDYMQLEGLGLRIIPLRNQSDLQNYGIVGSGRVNTEKLYDNVMNKFRWGNFDKERLFVDRSYQPSVQTMQLAIRRAAYQMLRENQKDKAVSLTDKFFEAFPDMNFAYDYRTWPMIGVYLQADAYEKAKPKIEILARNTADNLEYYLSLDDSIIESSYRAETVLSYNTMESILKEVERQKDDEFLKHLQEMFAPYMVEEGAKD, encoded by the coding sequence ATGAATTCATCTAACAGAATCCATAAATTGACCGGATGGCTCGTATTTGCGATCGCCATGGTTGTATATTTTTTCTCGGCAGAACGCACAGGAAGTCTCTGGGATTGCGGAGAATTTATTCTCGGAGCCTATAAGCTCGAGGTGGTACACCCGCCGGGGGCGCCAATTTTCCTGCTGATCGGAAGATTATTTACCTGGGTAGCCACCCTGGTTTCAGACAATCCCGAGGACATTGCTTTTTCCATCAATTTAATGTCCGGTATCTGTACGGCCTTTGCCGCCATGTTTATTAGCCGGATCACTGAAATGTTCGGAAAACTCACCCTGGTAGGGAGAGAAGGGAAACTGGATAAAGCACAGACCATTGCTTCTGCTGCTGCAGGACTTGTCGCCGGCTTGTCTACTGCTTTTGCCACGTCCATCTGGTTTTCAGCCGTGGAAGGTGAGGTTTACGCCATGTCTACTTTTTTTACCACGCTGACCTTATGGTCAATGATGAAATGGTACACCCTGCCTGACGAACTGGAAACCGACCGCTGGCTGATCTTTACCGTCTTTGCCGCAGGCCTTTCCATTGGAGTTCACTTGCTGAGTTTGCTGACCTTCCCTGCACTGGCATTGCTTTATTATTTCAAAAAATATGAAGACCATACTTTAAAAGGGATTTTAGCGGCTATGGGATTAGGAGTCGTTGCTATTGTATTTATACAAAAAGTGATCATTGCAGGGATCCCGGCATTGTGGAAAAACTTAGAATTGTTGACCGTCAATGGTTTTGGAATGCCATTCAATTCAGGTTTATTGCCGGCCATTCTTATCATAGGAGGGATTACTGTGGGAGGGCTCTATATGGCGCATAAAAACAAAAGCCAGCTGTTACAATACGCCATGGTGAGTATTATTTTGTTGGTAACCTCTTATGCAACCGTAGGCGTTATTGTCGTCAGAGCCAATGCTGAAACTCCCGTCAATATGAACGACCCGTCAGATGCCATGCGTCTGTTGCCTTACCTCAACCGGGAACAATACGGCGATCGTTCCCTATTGAGAGGACCACAATTTACGGCCAGCCCTACAGGAACGGACATCCAGGATCGTTATGGAAGAGAAGGCGATCGTTATGCTTACACTGAATATAAAATATCACTGGAATACAATAACCGTGACAAGGTTTTTTTTCCACGTATGTGGGATAATTCACAGGGCCGTCCAGACCTCTACAAACAATGGATGGGCCTCGATCCGCAAAAACCACTGCCTTCCGGAAGGCCTAATTTTATTGACAATATTGGATTTTTCATTAATTATCAGTTAGGCTGGATGTACTGGCGTTATTTTATGTGGAACTTCTCCGGCCGTCAGAACGGCGCTCAGGGATATTATCCATGGGATAAATCAAGCGGACACTGGATCACCGGAATTAAGGCTCTGGATGCTATTCGTTTGGGCAATCAAAGCGAACTCACTGATGCCATGAAAAATGACCAGGGCCGAAATGTCTATTATGCTTTGCCATTTCTTTTTGGACTCCTTGGGTTTTTCTTTCATTTTGCACGAAGGAAAAATGACGCGATTGCAGTTATGATATTGTTTATCATCACAGGTATCGGCATCATAGTTTATTCCAACCAGCCTCCTAATGAACCCCGGGAAAGGGATTACGTACTGGCCGGTTCCATCTTTACCTATTGTATCTGGATCGGGCTGGGAGTATTGTCCATTTTTGAATTCCTGCGGAAGAAGATGAAGAACAATGGCGTAATGCCAGCACTGGTTGCAGGTTTACTGGTGCTTATCGCTCCTGTGTTGATGGGTACCCAGAATTTTGACGATCACAGCCGTAAAGACCATAAAGCGTCCAGAGATTATGCAACCAACTTTCTGAACTCCTGCGAGAAAGATGCGATCATTTTTACTTACGGGGATAATGATACCTACCCGCTCTGGTACGCCCAGGAAGTGGAAGGTATCCGTACCGATGTGCGGGTAGTCAACCTGAGCCTTATTGCTGTGGACTGGTACATTGACCTGTTGAGGAGAAAAGTGAATGATTCTCCACCGATAAAAATGACCATCCCTAGAGAGGCCCTGGCCGGGAAAAAACGGAACCAGGTCTTTTATTACAATCCGGACCAGGCAGAGGACAGGCCGCTTCCTGCCAAGTCGGTATTGGAATTTATCGGGCAGGACCACCCGCTGCCACTGCAAGGGGGGCGGACCATCGATAGTTATTATCCGAGCAAAAAATGGTATATCCCGGTTGATGCAGAGGCCGCGATCAAAAGCGGTGCCATTGAGCGTGGGGATACCAATGTCATGCGTAACATACCCATCCAGCTTTCGGGTAACCAGCTGATCAAAGACGAGATTGCCATTTTGGATATCATCGCTTCGAATCTTTGGGAGCGTCCGGTTTATTTTGCAGTGACCTGTCAGCGTAATAAATTGTTCGGACTCGAAGATTATATGCAGTTGGAAGGCCTCGGTTTGCGTATCATACCTTTGAGAAACCAAAGCGATCTTCAAAATTATGGTATCGTGGGAAGCGGGCGAGTGAATACCGAGAAGCTTTACGATAATGTAATGAACAAGTTCCGATGGGGTAATTTTGACAAGGAAAGACTTTTTGTCGACCGCAGTTACCAGCCCAGCGTTCAGACCATGCAATTGGCAATCAGACGTGCCGCATATCAAATGCTGAGAGAAAACCAGAAAGACAAAGCGGTGAGCCTCACGGATAAATTCTTTGAAGCTTTCCCGGATATGAATTTTGCTTACGACTACCGGACCTGGCCGATGATAGGCGTTTACCTTCAAGCCGACGCTTATGAGAAAGCCAAACCGAAAATTGAAATACTGGCCCGGAATACTGCAGATAACCTCGAGTATTATTTATCCCTGGATGATAGTATTATTGAGTCGAGTTACCGGGCAGAAACCGTACTTTCCTACAATACCATGGAAAGCATTCTGAAGGAAGTTGAGCGTCAGAAAGATGATGAATTCCTTAAGCATTTGCAGGAAATGTTTGCTCCTTATATGGTAGAGGAAGGTGCCAAGGATTAG
- a CDS encoding GNAT family N-acetyltransferase: protein MIIETERLIIRPTTLEDAEAAYQVNQDPEVSRYTCDGGVKTREEIYAILKNTTLADYKKYGYGRMSVIYKPENCYIGFCGLKYLPDLDTVDIGYRFAQRYWGQGIATEAARPFIRFGFETLGLKEIIGLVVPENTASSSVLKKLGFRLVDLFEYDEETVEKYIIFPENG, encoded by the coding sequence ATGATCATAGAAACGGAGCGCCTGATCATCAGACCCACGACCCTTGAAGATGCCGAAGCCGCCTATCAGGTTAACCAGGATCCGGAGGTGAGCCGGTACACCTGTGATGGAGGTGTCAAAACCCGGGAAGAAATTTATGCCATCCTAAAAAATACCACGCTGGCAGACTATAAAAAATACGGTTACGGAAGAATGTCCGTTATTTACAAACCTGAAAATTGTTATATAGGCTTTTGCGGGTTGAAGTACCTCCCGGATCTGGACACCGTCGACATTGGGTACAGATTTGCCCAAAGGTATTGGGGCCAGGGCATTGCCACCGAAGCCGCCCGACCTTTTATCCGGTTCGGTTTCGAAACCCTTGGGCTTAAGGAGATCATCGGATTGGTAGTTCCTGAAAATACGGCTTCCTCCAGCGTTCTGAAAAAACTGGGCTTCAGATTGGTTGACCTGTTCGAATATGATGAAGAAACCGTAGAGAAATATATCATTTTCCCTGAAAATGGATGA
- a CDS encoding M28 family peptidase yields the protein MLFLTFTFSVFGVYAQQAAAAKDQAIEERTGKVSQLGRLASTITVDELTRHLTILSSDEFEGRETGTAGEEKARNYIAGIFESYGLPPVGDNGTYFQQFSYISENWDDISLKINGELINHLGDFFSIPAKNSDLELNTNEVVFLGYGIDDANYSDYKGQKVNGKVLLVFDGEPDKNGIYLLSGSNEPSEWTTNLDKKLKAAKANGAKAIFIIANEYEAQKADVRQQIVGRRKKMGRSENAEVNYSNSCVINSELAKKIAGSSFSKINKLKQKINKKGNPRSLDITAAVELVQKKKVNELLGNNVIGFIEGTDEKLKNEYVFLTAHYDHIGQKGEDIYNGADDNGSGTSSLLEIAQAFDEARDNGWGPRRSVVVMLVSGEEKGLLGSKYYVEHPVFPLENTIVDMNVDMVGRVDEKHQDNPDYIYVIGADRLSTELHEINEQANQRFTQLELDYTYNEESDPNRYYYRSDHYNFAEKGIPAIFYFNGTHADYHRATDTIEKINFDKMSKIARLIFYTAWDLANRDERIKVDKK from the coding sequence ATGCTCTTTTTAACGTTTACCTTTTCTGTTTTTGGGGTTTATGCACAGCAAGCTGCTGCCGCCAAAGACCAGGCGATTGAGGAAAGAACAGGAAAAGTATCTCAACTCGGAAGACTGGCATCAACCATCACCGTTGATGAACTGACCAGACACCTGACCATCCTCTCCTCTGATGAATTCGAAGGCAGGGAAACCGGTACGGCGGGAGAGGAAAAAGCTAGAAATTATATTGCCGGTATTTTTGAATCCTACGGGTTGCCGCCGGTAGGTGATAACGGTACCTATTTTCAACAATTTTCCTATATCTCTGAAAATTGGGATGATATTTCCCTGAAAATCAACGGAGAACTTATCAACCATTTAGGCGATTTCTTTTCCATTCCTGCCAAAAACAGTGATCTCGAACTCAATACCAACGAGGTAGTCTTCCTGGGGTATGGTATCGACGATGCAAATTATAGTGATTACAAAGGGCAAAAAGTCAATGGAAAGGTGCTGCTTGTTTTTGACGGGGAACCGGACAAAAATGGCATCTATCTGCTATCGGGTTCAAACGAGCCTTCTGAATGGACCACTAATCTTGATAAAAAGCTAAAAGCAGCCAAAGCAAACGGGGCCAAAGCTATTTTTATCATCGCCAATGAATATGAAGCTCAAAAAGCTGACGTTCGCCAGCAAATCGTGGGACGCAGAAAAAAAATGGGCAGAAGTGAAAATGCAGAGGTGAATTATTCCAACAGTTGTGTGATCAATTCGGAACTGGCCAAAAAGATCGCGGGCAGTAGTTTCTCTAAAATAAATAAACTGAAGCAGAAGATCAATAAGAAAGGAAACCCCAGGTCATTGGATATTACAGCAGCGGTTGAATTGGTTCAAAAGAAAAAAGTCAATGAACTCCTGGGAAATAATGTCATCGGGTTTATAGAAGGAACTGATGAAAAACTGAAAAATGAATACGTATTCCTGACGGCTCATTATGACCATATCGGGCAAAAAGGGGAGGATATTTATAACGGAGCAGATGACAATGGCTCAGGAACTTCTTCCCTGCTGGAAATCGCACAGGCCTTTGATGAGGCTAGAGATAACGGCTGGGGGCCACGTAGAAGCGTTGTTGTTATGCTCGTCTCCGGAGAAGAAAAGGGATTATTGGGGTCCAAATATTATGTCGAACACCCGGTATTTCCACTTGAAAACACCATTGTGGATATGAATGTAGATATGGTGGGGCGTGTGGATGAAAAACACCAGGACAATCCCGATTATATTTATGTTATCGGTGCCGACAGGCTGAGTACGGAACTTCACGAAATCAATGAGCAGGCCAACCAGAGGTTTACGCAGTTGGAGCTGGATTATACCTATAATGAAGAAAGCGATCCCAATCGGTACTATTATCGCTCAGATCATTACAATTTTGCAGAAAAGGGCATTCCTGCCATTTTTTATTTCAATGGAACACATGCCGATTATCACCGGGCAACGGATACCATAGAAAAGATAAATTTTGATAAAATGAGCAAAATCGCCCGATTGATTTTCTATACGGCCTGGGACCTGGCCAATAGAGATGAACGCATCAAAGTGGATAAAAAATAA